The following proteins are encoded in a genomic region of Pelodictyon phaeoclathratiforme BU-1:
- a CDS encoding efflux RND transporter permease subunit gives MNEGIAGKLAKQFINSKITPLLMVASLLVGIMATFMTPREEEPQIVVPMVDLYIPYPGATPAEVESRVAKTVERSLTEIPGVDYVYSTSMPDLALVTVRFKVGEDSEKSMVKLWSTLMKNMDKMPSGVQFPLMKKVSIDDVPALNLTFWSKTKDPYQLRKTAVEVADELKKIKNIGDVEIKGGLKRQVKIVLNKEKLRQFNVSPLQIARQVQLANSQMTAGDFKQMNEEIIVRSGSFFESAGEVANIVVGIYGASPVYLRDVASVVDGPEEVNNYNFFGWAAAARTGSATGEYPAVTLTVAKRQGSDASKLADKVIAKVDDLKKNLIPADVTVSETRNYGATATDKVFTLLEHLLMAVVAVTIVVGFFLGWRGALVVFASVPITFALTLLIYYLLDYSLNRVTLFALIFVTGIVVDDSIIIAENIHRHFAMKRQPKLQAAITAINEVGNPTILATFTVIAAVLPMVFVSGLMGPYMSPMPIGASLAMIFSLLVALIATPWLAFRLLKTETGHHEEYDITKTGYYKLFNTILSPFIESSFKRWIAFGVVGLMLIGAIALVPLKAVQMKMLPFDNKNEFQVIIDMPEGTALEQTARVTKEIAAYLKTVPEVRSYQYYVGTNAPINFNGLVRHYYLRQAKNMGDIQVNLVPKDERKVQSHDIAKKVRAGVQQIAKRYNANAKIVEIPPGPPVLSTLVAEIYGPSQVEQIALARQVKKVFEETPGVVDVDWLVEDDQKVFNLVVNKERAAFRGVSAEQIAQTLRMSLAGMDVGVLHTDKELEPVSIQVRLPQSDRTSLQDLSGIFVQSQGMGSLTTRLRAGEMIPLSELVTVEEKIQDKSIYRKDLRRVVYVTADVAGATESPVYAMLDMDKKIEKLKVPGGYSVSPLYTANPTSEDKLAMKWDGEWQITFEVFRDLGTAFAVVLVIIYLLIIGWFQSFKTPLIMMIAIPLSLVGIIPGHMLHGAFFTATSMIGMIALAGIMVRNSVLLIDFIQIRRAEGVDLKQAVIESAAVRTRPIILTSGAVVIGSIVMLFDPIFQGLAISLIWGGILSTILTLVVVPIVYYIVEKKSAKK, from the coding sequence ATGAATGAAGGTATTGCCGGTAAACTCGCAAAACAGTTTATCAATTCGAAGATTACGCCGCTTCTGATGGTGGCCTCTCTCCTTGTGGGTATTATGGCGACGTTCATGACCCCCAGAGAGGAAGAGCCGCAGATTGTGGTACCGATGGTTGATCTGTATATCCCCTATCCGGGAGCCACTCCGGCAGAGGTAGAGTCACGGGTCGCCAAGACGGTAGAGCGTTCCTTGACAGAAATTCCGGGAGTCGATTATGTCTATTCCACCTCCATGCCCGATTTGGCGTTAGTGACCGTACGTTTTAAGGTCGGTGAAGATTCTGAGAAAAGTATGGTCAAGTTGTGGTCGACCTTGATGAAAAACATGGACAAAATGCCATCAGGTGTCCAGTTTCCTCTGATGAAAAAGGTCTCTATTGACGATGTTCCAGCCCTTAATCTCACCTTCTGGAGCAAGACGAAGGATCCCTATCAGCTCCGTAAAACAGCCGTTGAGGTAGCCGATGAACTGAAAAAAATCAAGAATATCGGTGACGTCGAAATAAAGGGAGGATTGAAACGCCAGGTAAAAATTGTGCTGAACAAGGAAAAACTCCGGCAGTTCAATGTGAGCCCTTTGCAGATTGCCCGTCAGGTACAATTGGCAAACAGTCAGATGACTGCCGGAGATTTCAAGCAGATGAATGAGGAAATCATTGTCCGCTCGGGAAGCTTTTTTGAGAGTGCCGGCGAAGTTGCCAATATTGTTGTTGGTATCTATGGCGCATCACCGGTTTATCTCCGAGATGTTGCCAGTGTTGTTGACGGGCCTGAAGAGGTCAATAACTACAACTTTTTTGGCTGGGCTGCTGCTGCCCGGACAGGTTCCGCTACAGGGGAGTATCCGGCAGTGACACTGACGGTGGCCAAACGGCAGGGAAGTGATGCCTCCAAACTTGCCGACAAGGTGATTGCAAAGGTTGATGATCTCAAAAAGAACCTGATTCCTGCTGATGTGACGGTCAGTGAAACAAGGAACTATGGCGCAACGGCAACAGACAAAGTATTTACCCTGCTTGAGCATCTGCTGATGGCTGTCGTAGCCGTAACGATTGTCGTGGGCTTTTTCCTTGGATGGAGGGGCGCGCTTGTGGTTTTTGCTTCGGTACCGATCACCTTCGCACTCACCCTGCTCATCTACTATCTGCTCGATTATTCACTCAACAGGGTTACTCTTTTTGCCTTGATTTTTGTGACGGGTATTGTCGTTGATGATTCCATTATCATTGCCGAGAATATTCATCGTCATTTTGCAATGAAGCGGCAGCCCAAACTGCAGGCTGCAATTACGGCTATCAATGAGGTGGGCAATCCGACCATTCTGGCAACCTTCACTGTTATCGCCGCCGTACTGCCGATGGTTTTCGTTTCCGGTTTGATGGGTCCCTACATGAGCCCGATGCCGATCGGAGCTTCGCTGGCAATGATATTCTCCCTTCTCGTTGCATTGATAGCAACACCCTGGCTGGCCTTTCGTCTTCTGAAAACCGAGACGGGACATCATGAAGAGTATGATATTACCAAAACGGGTTATTACAAGCTCTTCAATACCATTCTCTCTCCTTTTATCGAGAGCAGTTTCAAGAGATGGATCGCTTTTGGTGTGGTTGGATTGATGCTCATTGGCGCTATTGCACTGGTGCCGTTGAAGGCTGTCCAGATGAAGATGCTTCCGTTTGATAACAAGAATGAGTTTCAGGTAATTATTGATATGCCGGAAGGAACCGCTCTTGAGCAGACGGCAAGAGTGACCAAGGAGATTGCAGCCTATCTGAAAACGGTGCCTGAGGTTCGCAGCTACCAGTATTATGTGGGTACCAATGCGCCCATCAACTTCAATGGTCTTGTCCGCCACTATTACCTTCGTCAGGCCAAGAACATGGGTGACATCCAGGTCAACCTTGTTCCCAAGGATGAGCGCAAGGTGCAGAGCCATGATATTGCCAAAAAGGTGAGAGCCGGTGTGCAGCAGATTGCAAAACGTTATAATGCAAACGCAAAGATTGTTGAGATTCCTCCGGGCCCTCCAGTGCTCTCAACTCTTGTTGCTGAAATTTACGGTCCTTCGCAGGTGGAGCAGATTGCGCTTGCCCGCCAGGTAAAAAAGGTCTTTGAAGAGACTCCGGGTGTCGTTGATGTTGACTGGCTTGTTGAGGATGACCAAAAAGTATTCAATCTTGTTGTCAACAAAGAGCGTGCTGCTTTCCGCGGAGTAAGTGCCGAGCAGATAGCCCAGACACTGCGCATGTCGCTTGCAGGTATGGATGTTGGTGTGCTGCATACGGACAAGGAACTTGAACCCGTATCGATTCAGGTACGTCTGCCTCAGTCTGACAGAACATCATTGCAGGATCTGTCAGGTATTTTTGTGCAATCGCAGGGTATGGGAAGCCTGACAACCCGTCTGCGCGCCGGCGAGATGATTCCGCTGTCGGAGCTGGTGACCGTTGAAGAAAAAATCCAGGACAAGAGCATTTATCGCAAAGATCTTCGCCGGGTGGTCTATGTGACGGCGGATGTGGCTGGTGCAACGGAGAGCCCGGTCTATGCCATGCTTGATATGGATAAAAAGATCGAGAAGCTTAAGGTTCCTGGAGGGTACAGTGTGAGTCCTCTTTATACCGCCAATCCGACATCGGAGGATAAGCTGGCGATGAAATGGGATGGGGAGTGGCAGATTACCTTTGAGGTTTTCAGAGATCTTGGCACGGCCTTTGCCGTTGTTCTTGTCATTATCTATCTGTTGATTATCGGCTGGTTCCAGTCTTTCAAGACTCCGCTGATCATGATGATTGCCATTCCTCTGAGCCTTGTGGGGATTATTCCTGGCCATATGCTGCACGGAGCTTTTTTTACCGCAACCAGTATGATCGGTATGATTGCACTTGCAGGTATCATGGTTCGTAACTCCGTACTGCTCATTGACTTTATCCAGATTCGCAGGGCTGAAGGTGTTGATCTTAAACAGGCGGTCATTGAGTCAGCGGCTGTTCGTACACGGCCGATTATTCTGACTTCAGGAGCAGTAGTCATTGGTTCTATTGTTATGTTGTTTGATCCTATTTTCCAGGGACTGGCCATATCGCTGATCTGGGGAGGTATTCTTTCAACCATTCTGACCCTCGTGGTTGTACCGATTGTCTATTATATTGTAGAGAAGAAATCAGCAAAAAAGTAG
- a CDS encoding efflux RND transporter periplasmic adaptor subunit — MSMDIKKRCLLLVAIPLFVAGCGNREEPKKSPIQSPSVEVGAIVPVRALNSTESGERLLVPVSAIFHKGELTGVFVVGADNRLSVRWISTGRSMNNDLVVLGGLDKGELVVGVYSPALVEGVTVKKRVTVEDQTNE, encoded by the coding sequence ATGAGCATGGATATAAAAAAGAGATGTCTTCTTCTGGTGGCCATTCCACTCTTTGTTGCGGGGTGTGGCAATCGTGAAGAGCCGAAAAAGAGCCCGATCCAGTCACCTTCAGTTGAGGTCGGTGCGATCGTTCCTGTTCGCGCGCTCAATTCAACCGAGAGCGGAGAGCGCTTGCTGGTGCCGGTATCGGCAATTTTTCATAAAGGAGAACTTACCGGAGTTTTTGTTGTCGGGGCTGATAACCGCCTCTCGGTACGTTGGATCAGTACAGGGCGCTCCATGAATAATGACCTTGTTGTTCTTGGTGGTTTGGATAAAGGAGAGCTTGTGGTTGGGGTTTATAGTCCAGCGCTTGTTGAAGGTGTAACGGTAAAAAAACGTGTGACTGTGGAGGATCAAACCAATGAATGA
- a CDS encoding TolC family protein — protein sequence MKIYKALIGFCMVGALAVPLQANAGETMKLSLSDAIAMARQNNYTVKAARSRVDQAEAKIVQTRQSFLPKVTLSETLVLTNDPGAALVFKLQQNTIEASDFDPAKLNNADIINDFNTSIQVMQPVYNADAAVGRNMAITAKKAQEHMALRSEETIGLQVSKVYYGLILARKNIEAVEKSITTMQAHSNDAAKGYRAGLLPKSDKLSTDVRLAELQEQKMLLHDEIKNATESLVVMLNLDRGVSIIPTGDFVVDAVLPEGNEKNRPEERADLKALETYRQVAALQEEMVQASRRPRLNAFLQTNLHSNNIFGGGSSWALGMNMQWNIFDGMSSVGRIQESKAQAREAMYNYEAAKSNSLVEVSKSFRSLKTAKARIAVARKSLEEARVSLDYISTQFKTGMAMTFELLMREQAYTYAKMRLNQATYDYCVSRSELEYYRGN from the coding sequence ATGAAGATATATAAGGCGTTAATCGGCTTTTGCATGGTGGGCGCTTTGGCCGTTCCTCTCCAGGCAAATGCTGGCGAGACCATGAAGCTCTCTCTTTCCGATGCCATCGCCATGGCCCGTCAAAACAACTATACCGTAAAGGCTGCACGAAGCCGGGTTGATCAGGCTGAGGCAAAAATTGTCCAGACCCGTCAGTCATTCCTGCCGAAAGTTACGTTGTCGGAGACGCTTGTCTTGACCAATGACCCTGGGGCGGCATTGGTTTTTAAATTGCAGCAGAACACGATAGAGGCATCTGATTTTGATCCGGCAAAGTTGAATAATGCTGATATTATCAATGATTTCAATACCTCCATTCAGGTCATGCAGCCGGTTTACAACGCTGATGCTGCCGTAGGACGGAATATGGCGATAACGGCCAAGAAGGCACAGGAGCATATGGCTCTTCGCAGTGAGGAGACTATCGGGCTCCAGGTAAGCAAAGTCTATTATGGGTTGATTCTTGCACGCAAGAATATAGAGGCTGTTGAGAAGTCGATAACAACCATGCAGGCACACAGTAACGATGCCGCCAAAGGTTATCGTGCCGGGTTACTGCCGAAGTCTGACAAGCTGTCAACGGATGTCAGACTTGCTGAACTTCAGGAGCAGAAAATGTTGTTGCATGATGAGATAAAAAACGCAACAGAGTCGCTTGTGGTGATGTTGAACCTTGATCGGGGTGTTTCCATTATACCTACGGGTGATTTTGTTGTCGATGCTGTGCTGCCTGAGGGAAATGAGAAAAACAGGCCTGAGGAGCGGGCCGATCTAAAAGCGCTCGAAACCTATCGGCAGGTTGCAGCCCTGCAGGAAGAGATGGTTCAGGCTTCAAGGCGTCCACGTTTGAACGCTTTTCTGCAGACAAATCTGCACAGTAACAATATTTTTGGCGGGGGTTCAAGCTGGGCGCTCGGGATGAACATGCAGTGGAATATTTTCGACGGTATGTCTTCAGTGGGACGTATCCAGGAATCCAAAGCCCAGGCGCGTGAGGCAATGTACAATTATGAAGCTGCAAAGAGCAATAGTCTTGTGGAGGTGAGCAAATCGTTCCGGTCGCTGAAAACCGCCAAGGCAAGAATTGCCGTTGCAAGGAAATCATTGGAGGAGGCAAGGGTAAGTCTTGATTATATAAGCACACAGTTCAAGACTGGTATGGCGATGACCTTCGAACTCCTGATGAGGGAGCAGGCTTATACCTATGCTAAAATGAGGTTGAATCAGGCCACATATGATTATTGTGTATCAAGAAGTGAGCTTGAATATTACCGTGGCAACTGA
- a CDS encoding metal-sensitive transcriptional regulator, with amino-acid sequence MNDVILRLKRVGGQVEGLIRMIEREEECSQVITQFQAAKAALDNTFSLVLHRNLKECMNNGDSKSAEKILKLISKQ; translated from the coding sequence ATGAATGACGTGATTCTCAGACTGAAACGGGTAGGTGGTCAGGTTGAGGGACTTATCAGAATGATTGAAAGGGAGGAGGAGTGTTCCCAGGTTATTACACAGTTTCAGGCGGCAAAAGCCGCTTTGGATAACACTTTTTCGTTGGTACTTCACCGCAATCTTAAGGAGTGTATGAATAATGGTGACTCAAAAAGTGCGGAAAAGATTTTAAAACTCATATCTAAACAGTAG
- a CDS encoding DUF1997 domain-containing protein translates to MEVVGKSKAHVVLDSCLHESVLYFSDHTKLMNCNPYCSNVKHLIELDMFQWVFQVADPRNNPITAVFFVRQVEEAFSFEDSYGQQLAARVKDMAHLNGNGKRIRMEAVHDYPQFDAVAPHTFVGKASSEICLLHQHDGRTSVYFDTNIALDFDLSFPLNLMPEGILKFMSEAVMSQIMQQATESMLCQVQSDICCTAAELAVEGGKK, encoded by the coding sequence ATGGAAGTTGTTGGTAAAAGCAAAGCGCATGTTGTTCTTGACTCATGTTTACATGAATCGGTCCTCTATTTCTCAGATCATACAAAGCTGATGAACTGTAATCCTTATTGCAGTAACGTCAAGCATTTAATAGAACTCGATATGTTTCAATGGGTTTTTCAGGTTGCTGATCCCCGAAACAATCCGATCACGGCGGTTTTTTTTGTCCGCCAAGTTGAAGAGGCGTTTTCGTTTGAAGACAGTTATGGTCAGCAATTGGCTGCCAGGGTGAAAGATATGGCCCATCTCAATGGGAATGGAAAGCGGATTCGCATGGAGGCTGTTCATGATTATCCTCAGTTTGACGCGGTTGCTCCTCATACCTTTGTCGGCAAGGCAAGTTCCGAAATTTGCCTGCTGCATCAGCATGATGGCCGTACATCAGTTTATTTTGACACCAATATTGCGCTTGATTTTGATCTCTCTTTTCCCTTAAACCTCATGCCGGAGGGTATACTCAAGTTCATGAGCGAAGCGGTCATGTCACAGATCATGCAGCAGGCAACGGAAAGTATGCTCTGTCAGGTACAGTCAGATATTTGCTGTACTGCGGCTGAACTTGCTGTAGAAGGAGGTAAAAAGTAA
- a CDS encoding IS3 family transposase (programmed frameshift), producing MTKRTRKNFSSGFKAKVALEAIQGVKTLNEIGQEFGVHPVQVGKWKKELQEQASSLFEAKRGPKPVEPAADPEKLYTEIGRLKVELDWLKKKFRTVPMSVRRWWVSDKEPLPVAKQCVLVSVNRSTIYLPSIVLFPDAEDLQLLELIDKEYTKHPFYGSRKIMHYLRSEGYQINRKRVQRLMRRLGLAGMAPGPNTSKPHPEHKIYPYLLRGVDVTKPNQVWSTDITYILLPKGFMYLVAVIDWYSRKVLSWRLSNSMESTFCVDCLQEALRKYGTPDIFNTDQGAQFTSAAFVGALTEHPSISISMDGRGRALDNIFVERLWRSVKYEDIYLKGYSTAAELQCGLKEYFVLFNVERQHQSLGYSTPDKVYRTAVGGGARIVDKYNKNKQTEELKVKEGQRLSAA from the exons ATGACAAAAAGGACACGAAAAAATTTCAGCAGTGGCTTTAAGGCCAAGGTGGCACTTGAGGCTATTCAAGGGGTCAAGACGCTGAATGAAATCGGTCAGGAATTTGGAGTACACCCCGTTCAGGTCGGTAAGTGGAAGAAAGAGTTGCAGGAACAGGCATCAAGCTTGTTTGAAGCCAAACGGGGTCCAAAACCAGTTGAACCGGCTGCAGATCCTGAAAAGCTTTATACGGAAATCGGGCGGTTAAAGGTCGAGCTGGATTGGCTTAAAAAAAAGT TCCGGACTGTCCCTATGAGTGTGCGCAGATGGTGGGTCAGCGACAAAGAGCCATTGCCGGTGGCAAAGCAATGCGTCCTTGTGTCCGTTAATCGTTCGACGATATATTTGCCGTCTATCGTGTTGTTTCCTGATGCAGAAGACTTGCAGTTGCTTGAACTGATTGACAAGGAGTACACCAAGCATCCATTTTATGGTAGTCGTAAAATCATGCACTATCTTCGTAGCGAGGGTTACCAGATCAACCGGAAACGGGTTCAGCGGCTTATGCGAAGGTTGGGTCTGGCCGGTATGGCACCGGGCCCCAACACCAGCAAACCGCATCCGGAGCACAAGATCTACCCCTATCTCTTGCGGGGAGTTGATGTCACAAAACCCAACCAAGTCTGGTCGACTGACATCACCTATATTCTCCTTCCAAAGGGCTTTATGTATCTGGTGGCAGTCATCGACTGGTATTCCCGGAAAGTACTCTCCTGGCGATTATCGAACTCGATGGAAAGCACCTTTTGCGTTGACTGTCTGCAAGAAGCGTTACGAAAATACGGGACACCCGATATCTTCAACACCGATCAAGGCGCCCAGTTTACGAGTGCCGCCTTTGTCGGAGCGCTCACGGAGCACCCATCCATCAGTATTAGCATGGATGGACGTGGCCGAGCACTGGACAACATCTTTGTCGAACGACTCTGGAGGAGTGTCAAATATGAGGATATATATCTCAAAGGTTACTCCACCGCAGCAGAATTACAGTGCGGATTAAAGGAATATTTTGTATTGTTCAACGTTGAAAGGCAGCATCAGTCGTTGGGCTACAGTACGCCAGATAAGGTTTACCGGACAGCCGTTGGAGGTGGTGCAAGAATAGTTGACAAGTATAACAAGAACAAGCAGACAGAAGAGTTAAAGGTAAAAGAGGGGCAGCGCCTTTCCGCTGCATGA
- a CDS encoding B12-binding domain-containing radical SAM protein produces MTNPVTQKKSLKLLFIAPKGKKDSKTNQKPLFHMAIGVLVSLTPKEHHIEIADEHFEDSINYDGDYDLVGITSRTIDATRAYEIADKFREKGKKVILGGLHVSFNAEEAMAHADCIVCGEAENLWATVLEDVSLGCLKPTYNAKDFPPVTKIVPLDYERIAQASKREKVDGSKSIPIYVTRGCPYECSFCVTPNFTGKLYRSQKPEDLKRQIETAKKVFFKAKSKSSKPWFMLCDENLGVSKKRLWETLDLLKGCNINYSVFFSMNFLEDKETIKKLVESGCNMVLVGFESIKQSTLEAYNKGHINSAEKFSQVIEECRQAGLNVQGNFLVNPDLDSFKDMDDLVRFVGKNNIFMPIFQIITPYPGTKMYWEYKEKGLITDYDWEKYNAINLVIHSEHYDPIAFQHKFMTSYYKTYSWINIANRVKHNPYKLLNLITSLAFKRNLKEQLNTFEVNHNIRTTRSIK; encoded by the coding sequence ATGACGAATCCTGTCACTCAAAAAAAGTCACTCAAACTGCTGTTTATTGCTCCAAAAGGGAAAAAAGACTCAAAGACAAACCAGAAGCCCTTATTCCATATGGCCATAGGTGTTCTCGTCAGCCTTACTCCCAAAGAGCACCATATTGAAATCGCCGATGAACATTTTGAAGACTCCATCAACTATGACGGTGACTACGATCTAGTAGGCATTACCTCTCGAACTATCGACGCAACAAGAGCCTATGAGATAGCTGACAAGTTCCGTGAAAAAGGCAAAAAAGTCATCCTGGGCGGCCTTCATGTATCCTTTAATGCTGAAGAAGCCATGGCTCATGCCGACTGCATCGTGTGCGGAGAAGCAGAAAATTTATGGGCTACCGTTCTTGAAGATGTAAGTCTTGGCTGTTTAAAACCAACATACAACGCAAAAGATTTCCCACCTGTAACAAAAATCGTTCCGTTAGATTACGAAAGAATTGCCCAGGCTTCCAAAAGGGAAAAAGTTGACGGGTCAAAATCCATACCGATCTATGTAACACGCGGTTGCCCTTATGAGTGCTCATTTTGTGTTACACCTAATTTCACCGGGAAGTTATATCGATCACAGAAACCGGAAGACCTGAAACGCCAGATTGAAACTGCTAAAAAAGTATTTTTCAAAGCAAAATCGAAGTCATCAAAACCTTGGTTCATGCTTTGCGACGAGAACCTCGGTGTTAGCAAAAAAAGGCTATGGGAAACACTGGATCTTTTAAAAGGATGCAATATCAACTACAGCGTCTTTTTCAGCATGAACTTCCTTGAAGACAAAGAGACGATAAAAAAACTGGTTGAGTCGGGCTGCAATATGGTACTGGTTGGATTTGAGTCTATTAAGCAGAGCACCCTTGAAGCGTATAATAAAGGCCATATAAACTCAGCCGAAAAATTTTCCCAGGTCATTGAAGAGTGCAGACAAGCCGGACTGAATGTCCAGGGAAACTTCCTTGTCAACCCGGATCTTGACTCCTTTAAGGATATGGACGATCTGGTTCGTTTTGTGGGCAAGAATAATATCTTTATGCCGATTTTTCAAATCATCACTCCCTATCCGGGTACGAAAATGTACTGGGAATACAAGGAGAAGGGGCTTATCACCGATTATGATTGGGAAAAATACAATGCCATAAATCTAGTAATTCACTCAGAACACTACGACCCGATAGCCTTTCAGCATAAGTTCATGACCAGCTATTACAAAACATACTCATGGATAAATATCGCCAATAGAGTCAAGCATAACCCCTATAAATTGCTCAACCTTATCACAAGTCTTGCATTTAAAAGAAATCTTAAGGAGCAGCTCAATACCTTTGAAGTTAACCATAACATCAGAACAACAAGATCCATTAAATAA
- a CDS encoding transposase: protein MPENGAPWFNDPTSKGLEHKVNNALPEGINSKIQLLKAAARGYSLP, encoded by the coding sequence GTGCCGGAAAACGGCGCGCCGTGGTTTAACGACCCTACCTCCAAGGGGCTGGAGCATAAAGTCAACAACGCATTGCCGGAAGGAATAAACAGCAAAATCCAGTTGTTAAAGGCGGCTGCCCGAGGTTACTCCTTGCCTTAA
- a CDS encoding DDE-type integrase/transposase/recombinase gives MYNKVKELSREGLSIRQISRNTGLDRVTVRKYLRMTDEEFSDFLAQQKRRYRKLQPYEQFIKNRVADYPDCSAAQVEDWLKEHHPEFPEITTRTIYSFVQWIRKSHDIPKPKGTPRHYYPVEQLPYGEQAQVDFGEYWMLSADENKVKVYFMIMLLSRSRRKFVSFSQQPITTRFVLEAHEQAFTFFEGIPHTLVYDQDSTIVTNENRGAILYTEAFNKYLLHRSLKIHLCRKSDPESKGKI, from the coding sequence ATGTACAATAAAGTTAAGGAACTTTCCCGAGAAGGCTTAAGCATTCGCCAAATCAGCCGAAATACCGGCTTGGACCGAGTGACTGTCCGCAAGTACCTCCGCATGACCGATGAGGAATTCAGTGATTTCCTTGCTCAACAAAAGCGGCGCTACCGAAAATTGCAGCCCTATGAACAGTTCATCAAGAACAGGGTTGCCGACTATCCTGACTGTAGTGCTGCACAAGTAGAAGATTGGCTGAAGGAGCATCACCCTGAATTCCCTGAGATAACAACTCGAACGATCTACTCCTTTGTTCAGTGGATCCGAAAATCCCATGATATTCCGAAACCGAAAGGAACCCCTCGGCACTATTATCCCGTCGAGCAACTTCCTTATGGAGAGCAGGCACAGGTGGATTTCGGCGAGTACTGGATGCTCAGTGCTGATGAGAACAAAGTGAAGGTTTACTTCATGATTATGCTGCTCTCCCGAAGCCGCCGAAAGTTTGTCAGCTTCAGCCAGCAGCCGATCACCACCCGTTTCGTGCTTGAGGCTCATGAACAGGCATTCACCTTTTTTGAAGGCATACCGCACACACTGGTCTATGATCAAGATTCAACGATAGTTACCAACGAAAACCGTGGTGCGATCCTCTATACTGAGGCGTTCAATAAATATCTGTTACACCGCAGTCTCAAAATCCATCTCTGCCGGAAAAGCGATCCGGAAAGTAAAGGGAAAATTTAG
- a CDS encoding alpha/beta fold hydrolase — protein sequence MSFADTTRGKIYYEDTGWSVGDNREVVLFFNGWSISARYWIPVIDRLSSQYRCLSFDQSGTGRTVCSHSCLSFSVERFADEASELLVSLGLLGSRKLHIVGHSMGGMIATEICNRHPESLVVVGN from the coding sequence ATGAGTTTTGCTGATACAACAAGAGGGAAGATATATTATGAAGACACCGGATGGAGTGTTGGCGACAATCGGGAAGTCGTTTTGTTTTTCAACGGCTGGTCAATTTCTGCGAGATACTGGATACCAGTAATAGATCGGCTATCTTCGCAGTACCGTTGTCTTTCCTTCGATCAAAGCGGAACGGGCCGAACCGTATGCAGCCATTCGTGTCTTTCTTTTTCCGTCGAGAGGTTTGCCGATGAGGCGTCGGAATTGCTTGTCAGTCTTGGCCTTCTCGGCTCCAGAAAGCTGCATATTGTCGGCCACTCGATGGGAGGTATGATCGCGACGGAAATCTGCAACCGGCATCCCGAATCCCTTGTTGTAGTCGGAAATTAA
- a CDS encoding methyltransferase family protein, producing the protein MAMHDELPFRIIFAGIYVAGFLMRGLFIQRMKPQEKPIIPEAGNAGEISRFRVIFQKVMFFLWIAIVASYTWYPPWVEALHFPFPTWLRYGGAIAAAVSFLFLFLTMKTLGRYWSPFPRLMEGHKLVITGPYRFIRHPMYTAMMLLFIAFILITANAAVTVFSLIATVLTVKWALNEEKMLIGFFGDEYRAYMTRTGAFLPAPRKMVRQIFFNQHEKL; encoded by the coding sequence ATGGCCATGCATGATGAGTTGCCGTTCAGGATTATTTTTGCCGGGATCTACGTCGCCGGTTTCTTGATGAGAGGCTTGTTCATACAGCGCATGAAACCGCAAGAAAAACCGATAATACCTGAAGCGGGAAATGCAGGGGAAATAAGCCGTTTCAGGGTTATTTTCCAGAAAGTAATGTTTTTTTTATGGATAGCTATCGTGGCGAGTTACACATGGTATCCACCATGGGTTGAGGCTTTGCATTTTCCTTTTCCCACATGGCTCCGTTACGGGGGCGCTATTGCTGCCGCAGTATCTTTTCTGTTTCTTTTTCTGACCATGAAAACACTCGGAAGATACTGGAGTCCTTTTCCAAGATTGATGGAAGGGCACAAGCTTGTAATCACAGGACCCTATCGTTTTATCAGGCACCCCATGTATACCGCCATGATGTTGCTTTTTATAGCTTTTATCCTTATTACAGCGAATGCAGCCGTTACTGTGTTTAGCCTGATTGCCACTGTTTTGACTGTCAAATGGGCTTTAAATGAGGAGAAAATGCTCATCGGTTTTTTCGGAGACGAATACCGGGCGTATATGACGCGTACGGGGGCTTTTTTGCCGGCCCCCAGGAAGATGGTTCGGCAAATCTTTTTTAACCAGCACGAAAAACTATGA